The following are encoded together in the Robertmurraya sp. FSL R5-0851 genome:
- a CDS encoding DUF805 domain-containing protein, with amino-acid sequence MQWYMKVLKNYVGFQGRARRKEYWMFFLFNFLFTMLFSMIEMMLGLGGILSGIYGLAVLLPSLAVSVRRLHDIGRTGWWMLLSFIPVIGLIVLLVFAVFDSQPGENKYGPNPKGY; translated from the coding sequence ATGCAATGGTATATGAAAGTTTTAAAAAATTACGTTGGATTTCAAGGAAGAGCTAGGAGAAAAGAGTACTGGATGTTTTTCCTATTTAATTTTCTCTTTACCATGTTGTTCTCAATGATTGAAATGATGCTCGGTCTGGGAGGAATTCTTTCCGGGATATACGGATTAGCTGTTTTGCTACCGTCACTAGCTGTTAGTGTACGCCGCCTGCATGATATAGGAAGGACAGGGTGGTGGATGCTGCTCTCCTTTATTCCTGTAATCGGATTAATTGTACTTCTAGTATTTGCAGTTTTTGACAGCCAGCCAGGTGAAAATAAATATGGACCCAATCCAAAGGGCTACTAA
- a CDS encoding ribonuclease J: MNQNRLSIFALGGVNEIGKNMYVVQYGDDMIVIDCGGKFPDETLLGIDLIIPDITYLEENRDKIRALIVTHGHEDHIGGIPYFLKKLNVPIYATRFTLGLIELKLDEHRLTGDTQLVEVHAESNLTFGKVGVSFFRVSHSIPDCLGIVLHTPEGNVVHTGDFKFDLTPANHQHSDIHKMAEIGKKGVLALISESTNAERKGLTPSEEMVGNHMDEAFLRADGKIFVSTFASNVNRVQQVVDAAIKTNRKLALIGRSMVNVVQVAMERGYVTIPEGMIIDARSANELAPEKVAVLCTGSQGEPMAALSRLSTGNYRDMVIYPGDTVILAASPIPGNEKDVSRIIDNLFQLGAKVIYGSGSTTGMHVSGHGYQEDLKLMLTLMKPTYFIPIHGEYRMLHHHRLLAESVGVEKGNSFIIKNGDVVDIENGVAVQTRSIPNGDTYVDGVSVGDVGEIVLRDRRQLSEDGMVVIVITLSKADRKIIQGPDTITRGFVYVKDSEDLIREINRLTKKTINDLQAENVRQWNVMKQNIKKSVGHYLFTQTKRKPMILPVIIEI, translated from the coding sequence ATGAATCAAAATAGATTATCCATTTTTGCTCTTGGTGGAGTAAATGAAATTGGTAAGAATATGTATGTCGTTCAATATGGAGATGACATGATTGTCATTGATTGTGGAGGAAAATTCCCTGATGAAACCTTATTAGGAATTGATTTAATCATCCCTGACATTACTTATTTAGAGGAAAACAGAGACAAAATCCGTGCCTTGATCGTTACACACGGACATGAAGATCATATTGGTGGAATTCCTTATTTTCTTAAAAAACTGAATGTTCCTATTTACGCAACCCGTTTTACGTTGGGGTTAATTGAATTGAAGTTAGACGAACACCGCTTAACTGGTGATACCCAACTTGTCGAGGTTCACGCAGAATCAAATCTTACTTTTGGAAAAGTCGGAGTTTCCTTTTTTAGAGTTAGTCATAGTATTCCAGATTGCCTTGGAATTGTTTTGCACACTCCTGAGGGCAATGTGGTACATACCGGTGATTTTAAATTCGATTTAACTCCGGCTAACCACCAGCATTCTGACATACACAAAATGGCCGAAATCGGTAAAAAAGGTGTACTCGCTTTAATTTCCGAAAGTACAAATGCTGAAAGAAAAGGATTAACTCCTTCAGAAGAAATGGTAGGAAATCATATGGATGAGGCTTTTCTGCGTGCAGATGGAAAGATCTTCGTCTCCACCTTCGCATCCAATGTAAATCGTGTTCAACAAGTGGTAGATGCAGCTATTAAAACGAACCGCAAACTTGCATTAATTGGACGTAGCATGGTGAATGTTGTGCAGGTGGCAATGGAACGAGGATATGTAACTATTCCTGAGGGGATGATCATTGATGCTAGATCGGCAAACGAATTGGCGCCAGAAAAAGTAGCTGTTCTTTGTACCGGTAGCCAAGGTGAACCAATGGCTGCCCTCTCCAGATTATCTACTGGGAATTATCGAGATATGGTGATCTATCCTGGAGATACAGTCATATTAGCCGCTTCTCCAATTCCTGGAAACGAAAAGGATGTCTCGCGAATTATTGATAATCTATTCCAACTCGGAGCAAAGGTGATTTATGGATCTGGAAGCACAACCGGAATGCATGTGTCAGGACATGGATATCAAGAGGATCTTAAACTCATGCTTACCTTAATGAAGCCTACTTATTTTATCCCTATCCATGGGGAATACCGCATGCTTCACCATCACCGATTATTAGCCGAGTCCGTTGGTGTAGAAAAAGGAAACAGTTTTATTATAAAAAATGGTGATGTTGTTGATATTGAGAATGGAGTTGCAGTTCAAACACGTAGCATACCAAACGGGGATACGTATGTTGATGGAGTAAGTGTGGGAGATGTAGGAGAAATTGTCCTTAGAGACCGAAGACAGCTGTCTGAAGATGGAATGGTCGTTATTGTCATTACCCTAAGTAAAGCAGATCGAAAAATCATCCAAGGTCCTGACACCATCACCAGAGGTTTTGTATATGTTAAGGATTCCGAAGATTTAATTAGAGAAATCAATCGTTTGACCAAAAAAACGATTAATGATTTACAAGCAGAAAACGTTCGACAGTGGAATGTTATGAAACAAAACATCAAAAAATCAGTTGGCCATTACTTGTTTACTCAAACAAAGAGAAAACCGATGATTTTACCGGTTATTATTGAAATTTAA
- a CDS encoding acetate uptake transporter, translated as MNQNQTQKIQVVTADPSALGLFGLAMVTLVASSQKLGWTDGVSFVLPWAIFLGGFAQLFAAINDAKHNNTFGTTAFGAFALFWFGVGASWLINLGVFGENAALAVDPKQLGIAFIGYLLFSVYMTIGAMETHKVLFIIFVLIDFLFIGLSLSTLGVAPEFFHEVAAISELLIAIMSFYGSAAAVLNNHFGKVFIPVGKPFGIFK; from the coding sequence ATGAATCAAAATCAAACACAAAAAATCCAAGTTGTTACAGCTGATCCCTCTGCCCTAGGTTTGTTTGGACTAGCTATGGTAACCTTGGTTGCTTCATCACAAAAGCTTGGCTGGACAGACGGAGTATCCTTCGTTCTACCTTGGGCCATTTTCCTTGGTGGTTTTGCACAACTATTCGCCGCAATCAATGATGCGAAACATAATAATACATTCGGCACAACTGCGTTCGGTGCATTTGCCCTTTTCTGGTTCGGTGTAGGTGCCTCATGGTTAATCAACCTTGGTGTTTTTGGAGAAAATGCGGCACTTGCTGTTGATCCAAAGCAATTAGGAATTGCATTTATTGGCTATTTATTGTTTAGCGTATACATGACGATTGGTGCGATGGAAACACATAAAGTATTATTTATTATCTTTGTTCTTATTGATTTTTTATTTATCGGTCTTTCATTATCGACTCTCGGTGTGGCACCTGAATTTTTCCATGAAGTAGCTGCGATCTCTGAATTACTAATTGCCATTATGTCTTTTTATGGATCAGCCGCAGCTGTATTAAACAATCATTTCGGAAAAGTGTTCATTCCAGTCGGAAAACCATTTGGGATTTTCAAATAA
- a CDS encoding GNAT family N-acetyltransferase has protein sequence MIKIRLLNENDAEEYKEKRIEALQNHPEAFSSSVEEELEYSLEVHASRLRAVNAYTFGAFEEDKLVGVVTLVTEIKRKLKHRSDIFAMYVTPQVRRHGVGKQLMNAAIEKAKEIGGVEQVYLTVSSNNIAAKNLYESIGFKMIGSDPRAMKIGNTYIGEDLKALYFK, from the coding sequence ATGATTAAGATTCGCTTACTTAATGAAAACGATGCAGAAGAATACAAAGAAAAAAGAATAGAAGCACTACAAAATCACCCAGAGGCGTTTAGCTCGAGTGTGGAAGAGGAATTGGAGTACTCCTTAGAAGTTCATGCTTCTAGACTTCGTGCAGTCAATGCATATACATTTGGTGCTTTTGAAGAAGACAAACTTGTTGGTGTAGTTACCCTTGTTACTGAAATCAAACGGAAACTTAAGCATCGCTCTGATATTTTTGCCATGTATGTCACTCCTCAAGTAAGGAGGCATGGAGTAGGGAAACAATTAATGAATGCTGCGATAGAGAAGGCAAAAGAAATCGGTGGAGTGGAGCAAGTTTATTTAACAGTTTCATCTAATAATATAGCTGCTAAAAATTTGTATGAATCTATTGGTTTTAAGATGATTGGAAGTGATCCTCGCGCCATGAAAATAGGCAATACTTATATTGGAGAAGATTTAAAGGCGCTATACTTCAAATAA
- a CDS encoding DNA topology modulation protein FlaR, with protein MQVKKIHIVGSVGSGKTFLAKRLSKDLNIPHYELDNVVWKRFQTGDIRRSEKERDAFLRNIVNSDAWINEGVHYQWVTESFVNADLIIFLDTRFSKRTYRIIKRYFLQQLGLEKSNYKSTFSMFMRMFRWNTYFEKVSKREIIELLKEFDDKVIIIRDDHELETYLRQKEDEVVEDEKVSIT; from the coding sequence ATGCAGGTTAAGAAAATACATATAGTCGGTTCTGTCGGGAGTGGAAAAACATTTCTTGCTAAAAGACTTTCAAAAGATTTAAACATTCCGCATTATGAATTAGATAATGTCGTATGGAAAAGGTTCCAAACAGGGGATATAAGAAGATCAGAAAAGGAAAGAGATGCCTTTTTAAGAAATATTGTAAATAGTGACGCGTGGATCAACGAAGGGGTCCATTATCAGTGGGTGACGGAGAGTTTTGTCAATGCGGACCTTATAATATTTTTAGATACTCGCTTTTCTAAGCGAACGTACAGAATCATAAAGAGATACTTTCTCCAACAACTAGGTCTAGAAAAAAGCAATTACAAGTCTACTTTTTCTATGTTTATGCGAATGTTTCGTTGGAATACATATTTTGAAAAAGTAAGTAAACGAGAGATTATCGAGCTGTTAAAAGAATTCGATGATAAAGTCATTATCATTCGTGACGACCATGAGTTAGAAACATATTTGAGACAGAAGGAAGATGAGGTGGTGGAGGATGAAAAGGTTAGTATTACTTAG
- a CDS encoding Type 1 glutamine amidotransferase-like domain-containing protein, producing the protein MKRLVLLSDINQLHPLLASRLRELLGGKSFTLGYIPSQTDSDRIYFNKSKPFFSSIGIHSFVYFDVDEEYDERRMDELLRCDGVYLSGGNTFLFLERLKSRGMIEVIRRMVEAGKPLIGVSAGAIMMSGSIHMADYIDNNAVGLEDLRALQLVPFEFMPHWGNHQSQLAQFKDYSSLAGKKIYACLDGSGIIVTDGVVEKYGDIVEIGVKGETI; encoded by the coding sequence ATGAAAAGGTTAGTATTACTTAGTGATATCAATCAACTCCATCCATTATTAGCATCTCGTCTGAGAGAACTATTGGGTGGGAAGTCATTCACTTTAGGTTACATTCCTTCTCAAACGGATAGTGATCGTATCTACTTTAACAAAAGCAAGCCTTTCTTTTCATCCATTGGAATCCACAGCTTTGTCTATTTTGATGTGGATGAGGAATACGATGAGCGTCGTATGGATGAGTTGTTACGCTGTGACGGAGTTTACTTGTCGGGCGGAAATACCTTTTTGTTCCTAGAACGCCTAAAGTCGCGTGGGATGATTGAAGTTATTCGAAGGATGGTGGAAGCTGGGAAACCACTGATAGGAGTGAGTGCCGGCGCTATCATGATGAGTGGCTCAATTCACATGGCAGATTATATTGATAACAATGCTGTTGGATTGGAAGATTTACGAGCCTTGCAATTGGTACCGTTTGAGTTTATGCCACATTGGGGCAATCATCAATCTCAACTAGCCCAATTTAAAGACTATTCGAGTCTTGCTGGAAAAAAGATTTATGCTTGTTTGGATGGAAGTGGAATAATTGTTACTGACGGGGTAGTGGAAAAGTATGGTGACATTGTTGAAATAGGTGTAAAAGGAGAAACAATATAG
- a CDS encoding GNAT family N-acetyltransferase, which produces MESRGSQIRSLNVRDKEVAEIILKLQIPAYMVEAKLINFYDIPPLKDTVETLQKCGEKFFGYFEENELCGAISFKQEGKTLDIHRLTVNPNHFRKGIANQLLDFIEEQVVGIEKLLVSTGSKNKPAVDFYLKRGFTVKKVVQVNEQLSLTCFEKKIAR; this is translated from the coding sequence GTGGAATCAAGAGGATCACAGATAAGATCTTTGAATGTAAGAGACAAAGAAGTAGCTGAAATTATACTCAAGTTACAAATCCCCGCCTATATGGTGGAGGCAAAGTTGATCAACTTTTATGACATCCCTCCTCTTAAGGACACGGTGGAAACGCTTCAAAAATGTGGAGAGAAATTTTTTGGTTACTTTGAAGAGAATGAGCTTTGTGGTGCTATATCTTTTAAACAGGAAGGAAAGACTTTGGATATACACAGGCTGACCGTAAACCCCAATCATTTTCGAAAAGGGATTGCCAATCAACTTTTAGACTTTATTGAAGAGCAAGTGGTGGGCATCGAAAAGCTCCTTGTATCTACTGGGTCAAAAAATAAACCAGCTGTCGACTTTTACTTAAAAAGGGGGTTCACGGTTAAAAAGGTGGTACAAGTAAATGAGCAGTTGTCACTTACATGTTTTGAAAAAAAGATTGCCAGGTAG
- a CDS encoding DMT family transporter, translated as MKEITLGILASLFFAVTFILNRSMELSGGSWLWSSSLRYIFMVPFLLIIVMYRRNLKQMWKEMLSNPIPWILWSFVGFVLFYAPITFAAAFGPGWLVAGTWPLTIVAGVLLGPLFYKTVESNSGPSKVRQQIPIQALFISFFILIGVVLIQWQHAQSLTFEMVIASTFPVLVAAFCYPLGNRKMMEICGGKLDTFQRVFGMTLASLPFWLLLAGIGYVQVGPPSTEQITQSFIVAISSGVIATTLFFIATDRVRDNQEKLAAVEATQSTQVIFVIVGEVLLLATPLPSTLATIGLFIVMFGMLLHSFSSKKGEKSNISVKKETFS; from the coding sequence ATGAAAGAAATTACCTTAGGAATATTAGCTTCTTTGTTTTTTGCTGTTACCTTTATTTTGAATCGTTCCATGGAGCTATCAGGAGGTAGCTGGCTATGGAGTTCCTCTTTAAGATACATTTTTATGGTACCCTTTTTATTAATCATCGTCATGTATAGAAGGAACCTAAAACAGATGTGGAAAGAAATGCTTTCCAATCCAATTCCTTGGATTTTATGGAGCTTTGTAGGATTTGTTTTGTTTTATGCCCCTATAACCTTTGCTGCTGCATTCGGACCAGGCTGGCTCGTCGCTGGTACTTGGCCTCTTACCATTGTGGCAGGTGTACTTCTTGGACCCCTTTTTTATAAGACAGTGGAATCAAACAGTGGGCCGAGCAAGGTTCGACAGCAAATACCAATCCAAGCCTTATTCATTTCGTTTTTCATTCTAATAGGTGTGGTACTGATTCAATGGCAGCACGCTCAAAGTTTAACCTTCGAAATGGTGATAGCCAGCACTTTTCCTGTCCTCGTGGCAGCTTTTTGCTACCCACTGGGAAATAGAAAAATGATGGAGATTTGTGGGGGGAAATTGGATACGTTTCAGAGGGTATTTGGTATGACCCTTGCAAGTCTTCCATTTTGGCTGTTACTCGCTGGAATTGGTTATGTTCAGGTTGGTCCGCCTTCGACAGAGCAAATCACCCAGTCATTCATAGTCGCGATCTCCTCAGGAGTGATTGCCACTACATTATTCTTCATCGCTACAGATCGTGTGAGGGATAACCAAGAGAAACTCGCAGCTGTTGAAGCAACACAGTCTACCCAAGTCATTTTTGTTATTGTAGGGGAAGTCCTTCTTCTAGCCACTCCATTACCGAGTACACTCGCAACCATAGGACTATTTATTGTTATGTTCGGTATGCTATTGCATAGTTTTTCATCGAAAAAAGGAGAAAAATCTAATATAAGTGTTAAAAAAGAGACATTTTCTTAA
- a CDS encoding insertion element protein: MEITQDVEPDYTFHKEGCTANHLTPFDKPDGFYKQGKTLNNSQRWQCKVCKKKTSILPNKRQSTTYRQKRNDILPMFAKLLLNKMPISRTCDILEIGVGTYYQKLEWLYRCCLEFLEKYETTPLDNMSFKEMWLNTDKMHYNLNNVRKKGQGGQKYFGLEDSQVQTYVVVSADALSRYVFRSDVAYDWEMTVEDLKYDTVIYKEDHLNDFSKKNNRLDFSYYPQEPSPKDTQQPHEYRAELNNFNKRMQYVDGLHVNPTYTTIAHYWLIKQLVKASEWRMISDNDSSIITAFFRVFSKEVRTYDAHHFLCSIDKNKSRKQCLEEFDDAKSDLLDWGFHRGYETKNLRKLAYLSLKELFETHQFHSEIKTPKQSYNVWAKNPITHPLALRDKGFHRVDCTTDLSSLEPKDIAKIVINVNDNATNSFIQQIRRRLSILERPLMTARGDGKSYIYANFNPKYAQYALTILRTFYNFCETYKSADGKELTPAQRLGVTNKVFDLKDIIYLR, encoded by the coding sequence GTGGAAATAACCCAAGATGTTGAACCTGATTACACTTTCCATAAAGAAGGTTGTACCGCTAATCATTTAACGCCTTTTGACAAGCCTGATGGTTTTTATAAGCAAGGCAAAACATTGAATAATTCTCAAAGATGGCAATGCAAAGTTTGTAAGAAAAAGACAAGCATTCTACCAAACAAGCGACAATCCACAACTTATCGCCAAAAGAGAAATGATATTCTTCCAATGTTTGCGAAACTGCTTTTAAACAAAATGCCAATCAGTCGTACTTGTGATATTTTAGAAATCGGAGTCGGCACTTACTACCAAAAATTAGAATGGCTATACCGTTGTTGTTTGGAATTTTTAGAGAAGTATGAAACAACTCCTTTGGATAATATGTCATTTAAAGAAATGTGGCTAAATACCGATAAAATGCACTATAACCTCAATAATGTTCGTAAAAAGGGGCAAGGCGGTCAAAAGTATTTTGGCTTAGAAGACAGCCAAGTACAGACATATGTAGTTGTATCAGCAGATGCACTCTCACGATATGTATTTCGGTCTGATGTTGCTTATGATTGGGAAATGACAGTAGAGGATTTAAAATACGATACTGTCATATATAAAGAAGACCATTTGAATGATTTTAGCAAGAAGAATAATCGTTTGGACTTTTCCTATTACCCACAAGAACCTTCACCGAAAGATACACAACAGCCACACGAATATCGAGCTGAACTAAATAATTTCAATAAAAGAATGCAGTATGTAGATGGTCTTCACGTTAATCCTACCTATACGACAATCGCCCATTATTGGCTCATTAAACAGCTTGTAAAGGCATCTGAATGGAGAATGATAAGCGATAATGATTCTTCAATCATAACGGCGTTTTTTAGAGTGTTCTCAAAGGAAGTAAGAACATACGATGCTCACCACTTTCTGTGTTCAATTGATAAGAACAAGAGTAGAAAACAATGCTTGGAAGAGTTTGACGATGCAAAATCCGATTTATTAGATTGGGGATTTCATCGAGGATATGAAACGAAGAACTTGCGAAAATTGGCTTACCTTTCATTAAAAGAACTATTTGAAACGCATCAATTTCATAGTGAAATTAAAACACCAAAACAATCGTATAATGTTTGGGCTAAAAATCCGATTACACACCCATTAGCATTAAGAGATAAAGGATTTCATAGAGTGGATTGCACAACTGATTTATCTTCTCTTGAACCGAAAGACATAGCGAAAATAGTAATCAATGTGAATGATAACGCCACGAATAGTTTTATCCAACAAATTCGTAGAAGATTATCTATCCTTGAAAGACCGTTAATGACTGCAAGGGGCGATGGAAAGAGTTATATTTACGCCAACTTCAATCCAAAGTATGCTCAATACGCCTTGACCATTCTTAGAACATTTTACAACTTTTGTGAAACTTATAAATCTGCCGATGGTAAAGAACTTACTCCTGCACAAAGATTGGGTGTAACCAATAAAGTCTTTGATTTGAAAGATATTATTTATCTTAGATAG
- a CDS encoding DDE-type integrase/transposase/recombinase has product MYPQIITYLLTFIKYQEQIIRTLLTLLIGKNMFEKPTEQPVNKPYRKLQVDDLPIIEPLEKLDYKTLLKEYFNEHGKSLKPVQRRSNSKTVVPKSMNCPKCGAPSDYLYANNGDKGQFQCKVCSCLFSDKNRFSKEAILKCPHCSKSLDKIKDRKDFFVYKCKNNNCSFYQRNLKAMSSKEKTRFKKDPQAFKIRYIFRQFHIDFLPLAKQTPELPAVDLSRIYASPHTLGLILTYHVNYGLSARRTAAIMQDVHGVAISHQTILNYENSVALMLKPYVDYYPYELSDQFCGDETYIRVGGRWHYLFFFFDAVKKIILSYPVSPNRDTASAIRAIDEVLVKMKEIPKDLTFVVDGNPIYLLAQHFFAQHDISFDVKQVIGLTNDDPVSTEYRPLKQVIERLNRTFKGNYRSTHGFGSQQGSVSFVTLFVAYFNFLRPHATLEGKVPVVNPELSGLPTMPARWTKLIELAQNWIIEQQTA; this is encoded by the coding sequence TTGTACCCTCAAATTATAACCTATTTATTAACTTTTATTAAGTACCAAGAACAAATCATTCGAACATTGCTTACCCTACTTATCGGAAAAAACATGTTTGAAAAACCAACAGAGCAACCTGTGAATAAACCCTATCGAAAACTCCAGGTAGATGATCTTCCGATAATCGAACCACTGGAAAAACTTGATTACAAAACTCTTTTGAAGGAGTATTTCAACGAACACGGTAAGTCACTAAAACCTGTTCAAAGGCGATCTAATTCCAAGACTGTTGTACCTAAATCAATGAATTGTCCTAAGTGTGGTGCTCCGTCGGACTATCTTTATGCCAATAACGGAGATAAAGGTCAATTTCAGTGTAAGGTGTGTTCGTGTCTTTTCAGTGATAAAAATCGTTTTTCAAAAGAGGCCATTTTAAAGTGTCCTCATTGTTCAAAATCACTCGATAAAATTAAGGATAGAAAAGACTTTTTCGTCTACAAATGCAAAAACAACAACTGTTCTTTTTACCAAAGAAACCTTAAAGCGATGTCCTCCAAAGAGAAGACACGATTTAAGAAAGATCCTCAAGCATTTAAAATAAGATATATCTTTCGGCAGTTTCATATTGATTTTCTACCTTTGGCCAAGCAAACGCCTGAACTACCAGCAGTAGATTTGTCTAGGATTTATGCTTCACCACATACATTAGGTTTGATATTAACCTACCATGTTAACTACGGCCTTTCGGCCCGTAGGACAGCTGCCATTATGCAGGATGTTCATGGTGTGGCTATTTCCCACCAAACGATATTGAACTACGAAAATAGCGTGGCTCTTATGCTTAAGCCATATGTGGATTACTATCCGTATGAGCTTTCCGACCAATTCTGTGGTGACGAAACTTATATTCGAGTCGGTGGACGCTGGCATTATTTATTTTTCTTTTTTGATGCGGTTAAAAAGATCATTCTTTCCTATCCGGTGTCTCCTAATCGAGATACAGCGTCAGCCATTCGTGCGATAGATGAAGTGTTAGTAAAGATGAAGGAGATCCCGAAAGACCTAACTTTCGTAGTAGATGGAAATCCAATCTACCTACTAGCTCAACACTTTTTCGCACAACATGACATTTCGTTTGATGTGAAGCAAGTAATCGGGCTTACAAATGATGACCCAGTTTCAACTGAATATAGACCTTTAAAACAGGTAATCGAGAGACTGAATCGAACATTTAAAGGCAATTATCGCTCCACTCATGGCTTTGGCTCGCAACAAGGGTCGGTTTCTTTTGTCACCTTATTTGTGGCTTACTTTAACTTTTTAAGGCCGCACGCCACCTTGGAAGGTAAGGTACCTGTCGTGAACCCAGAATTATCAGGGCTTCCGACAATGCCAGCACGTTGGACAAAACTGATTGAGTTAGCACAAAACTGGATTATCGAGCAGCAAACCGCCTAA
- a CDS encoding DDE-type integrase/transposase/recombinase, with the protein MYPQIITYLLTFINYQEQLIRTLLTLLIGKSMFDKPTEQPVNKPYRKLQVDDLPVIEVLEQLDYRVLLSEYLEKNGKPLKPVQRRKNAKVSVPKAMNCPKCGAPSDYLYANNGDKGQYQCKVCTELFSEKNRYSKEAILKCPHCSKTLEKIKERKDFHVFKCKNNDCFYYQKKLNGMTSKEKKRFKKDPQAFKLRYIFRQFYIDFQPLSKESPELPAVDLSKIYASPHTLGLILTYHVNYGLSARKTAAIMQDVHGVMISHQTVLNYENSVALLLKPYVDHYPYELSDQFCGDETYIRVNGRWHYLFFFFDAVKKIILSYPVSPNRDTATAIRAIDEVLIKMKEIPENLTFVVDGNPIYLLAQHFFAQHGISFDVKQVIGLTNEDPVSTEYRPLKQIIERLNRTFKGNYRSTHGFGSEHGSISYVTLFTAYFNFLRPHAALEGKVPVVNPELKGLPTMPARWTKLIGLAQQWIVEQRQA; encoded by the coding sequence TTGTACCCTCAAATTATAACCTATTTATTAACTTTTATAAACTATCAAGAACAACTCATTCGAACATTGCTTACTTTATTGATTGGTAAGAGTATGTTTGATAAGCCTACTGAACAGCCCGTAAATAAACCATATCGAAAACTTCAAGTGGACGACCTTCCGGTCATTGAAGTTCTGGAACAGCTTGATTATCGAGTTCTTCTTAGTGAATATCTAGAGAAGAACGGGAAACCACTTAAACCTGTTCAAAGGCGTAAGAATGCAAAAGTTTCCGTACCTAAAGCCATGAACTGTCCAAAGTGTGGTGCTCCATCGGATTATCTTTATGCCAACAATGGAGATAAAGGTCAGTATCAATGCAAGGTGTGTACAGAACTTTTCAGTGAAAAGAACCGTTACTCTAAGGAGGCCATCCTGAAGTGTCCTCATTGTTCCAAGACTCTCGAGAAAATAAAAGAAAGAAAAGATTTTCACGTGTTTAAGTGCAAGAACAATGACTGTTTTTATTATCAAAAGAAGCTCAATGGGATGACTTCAAAAGAAAAGAAAAGGTTCAAAAAGGACCCTCAAGCATTTAAATTGAGATACATTTTCCGTCAGTTTTATATCGATTTCCAGCCGTTATCCAAGGAATCACCAGAACTGCCGGCCGTGGACTTATCAAAGATTTATGCATCCCCACATACATTAGGATTGATCCTAACCTATCATGTAAACTATGGCCTTTCGGCCCGTAAAACAGCTGCGATTATGCAGGACGTACACGGAGTGATGATTTCACATCAGACTGTATTGAACTACGAAAATAGCGTAGCTTTATTACTTAAACCTTATGTGGATCACTATCCCTATGAACTTTCAGACCAATTCTGCGGTGATGAAACGTATATCAGAGTAAACGGTCGATGGCATTATTTATTTTTCTTTTTTGACGCCGTGAAAAAGATTATTCTTTCGTATCCGGTGTCGCCTAATCGAGACACAGCAACAGCCATTCGAGCAATTGATGAGGTCTTAATCAAGATGAAAGAGATTCCAGAAAATCTGACCTTTGTGGTAGACGGGAATCCAATCTATCTTTTAGCCCAACATTTCTTCGCTCAACATGGGATTTCATTCGATGTGAAGCAGGTCATTGGATTAACCAATGAGGACCCTGTTTCGACCGAATATAGACCACTGAAACAAATAATTGAGAGACTTAACCGCACCTTTAAGGGCAATTATCGCTCCACTCATGGATTCGGCTCTGAACATGGTTCCATTTCATACGTCACCTTATTTACGGCCTACTTTAACTTTTTGCGTCCGCATGCCGCCTTAGAAGGAAAAGTGCCCGTAGTGAATCCAGAACTCAAGGGGCTTCCAACAATGCCAGCACGTTGGACAAAGCTCATTGGATTAGCACAACAATGGATAGTAGAGCAAAGACAAGCCTAA
- a CDS encoding spore coat associated protein CotJA, protein MANQPKQVFTHMKTYQPYHSPFDPCRPIGVKFYSTPPNLYVGFQPPNLQQFSPKEALLKGTLWPIFYDYYENPYEAKRGQEK, encoded by the coding sequence ATGGCTAACCAGCCGAAACAAGTATTTACTCACATGAAAACGTACCAACCCTACCATAGTCCATTTGATCCTTGTCGTCCGATTGGGGTTAAGTTTTACTCAACGCCTCCAAATCTATATGTAGGATTTCAACCCCCTAATCTTCAGCAATTTTCACCAAAAGAAGCGCTATTAAAAGGCACCCTTTGGCCTATTTTTTACGATTATTATGAAAACCCTTATGAAGCAAAAAGGGGGCAGGAGAAGTGA